From Campylobacter pinnipediorum subsp. caledonicus:
TATGACCTAAGAGAGCTTAGGTTAGATACTGGATATGTTTTGCAACAAATTGCACTTTTTCCAAATTTAACTGTTCTTGAAAATATATCTCTTATTCCAGAGATGAAAAAGTGGTCTAAAAAAGAGCGTATACAAAAAACCATAGAGTTGCTTAAAAAAGTAAAAATGCCTCCAGAAAAATATCTACATCGTTATCCAAGAGAGCTTTCTGGTGGCGAACAACAAAGGATAGGAATTTTAAGGGCGATTATAACTCGTCCTCAAGTTATTCTTATGGATGAGCCATTTAGTGCTTTAGACCCAATTTCGAGACAACAACTTCAAGATTTGATTAAAGAACTGCATAAAGATTTAGGCATGACAATAGTATTTGTTACACATGATATGCAAGAAGCTGAGTATGTTGCCGAGAGAATTTGTATAATGAGAAAAGGGGAGATAATGCAAATTGA
This genomic window contains:
- a CDS encoding ABC transporter ATP-binding protein codes for the protein MISMEKVTKIYNDNYVIKDQTLNIKKGEFFVLVGPSGSGKTTTLKMLNRLIEPTSGVVKINGKDIKDYDLRELRLDTGYVLQQIALFPNLTVLENISLIPEMKKWSKKERIQKTIELLKKVKMPPEKYLHRYPRELSGGEQQRIGILRAIITRPQVILMDEPFSALDPISRQQLQDLIKELHKDLGMTIVFVTHDMQEAEYVAERICIMRKGEIMQIDSPKNIKDNPANEFVAKFFQAGNTINE